From the genome of Acidobacteriota bacterium, one region includes:
- a CDS encoding response regulator transcription factor: protein MDRLLVVDDDTELCSLVTRYLEAEGFQVDSVNHGQEGIERALSGDYSLVVLDVMLPGVNGFDVLRRIRAESRIPVLMLSARAEDVERIVGLEIGADDYLGKPFNPHELVARIRAVSRRSRPNRELEPDTDRHPLLRVGDIELDRNAWKVMRNGQPVVLTTLEFNLLDMLLRSAGQVLPREELVQTLLEREFDPFDRSIDMHVSNLRKKLGRHVNGVERIKSVRGVGYVYPNPGP from the coding sequence ATGGATCGTTTGCTGGTCGTCGATGACGATACCGAATTGTGTTCGCTGGTCACCAGATATCTGGAAGCGGAAGGGTTTCAGGTGGACTCCGTCAACCACGGGCAGGAGGGCATCGAACGAGCCCTCTCGGGCGATTACTCGCTGGTAGTGCTGGACGTGATGCTGCCCGGCGTCAACGGTTTCGACGTCTTGCGCCGCATCCGAGCTGAATCGCGCATCCCGGTGCTCATGCTGTCGGCCAGAGCCGAGGACGTGGAGAGAATCGTGGGACTTGAGATCGGCGCCGACGATTACCTGGGAAAGCCCTTCAATCCACACGAACTGGTTGCGCGCATCCGGGCCGTTTCCCGCCGCTCCCGTCCCAACAGAGAGCTCGAGCCCGACACCGATCGTCATCCGCTCCTGAGAGTGGGAGACATCGAGCTGGACAGGAATGCCTGGAAAGTAATGCGAAACGGCCAACCGGTGGTGCTGACCACGCTGGAGTTCAACCTCCTTGATATGCTGCTCAGGTCGGCCGGACAGGTGTTGCCCCGTGAGGAGTTGGTTCAGACCCTGCTGGAACGCGAGTTCGACCCCTTCGACCGCAGCATCGACATGCACGTCAGCAACCTGAGGAAGAAACTGGGCCGTCACGTCAATGGAGTCGAACGAATCAAATCGGTCCGCGGAGTCGGCTACGTCTATCCCAATCCCGGACCTTAG
- a CDS encoding Spy/CpxP family protein refolding chaperone, translated as MFQTSSKTQTGRILARGVVVSVFALASILLVESAFGQFAGFRGGGGRGEGPGGKGRIGMRGAMMVEFLGLTEAQQADIKKIRKAARDQSKPIRKQLRTNRKALGEAVKAGDTTKIDTLATKQGKLQGQLVAIGANTRLDVKNVLTPEQQQKWTSFQEKLKARWEERRERRHQRRGGGPGGE; from the coding sequence ATGTTTCAAACTTCAAGCAAAACTCAAACCGGAAGGATCCTGGCAAGAGGCGTGGTGGTCTCGGTCTTCGCTCTGGCGTCGATTCTCCTGGTGGAATCCGCGTTTGGCCAGTTCGCGGGCTTCAGGGGTGGAGGTGGTCGGGGGGAGGGTCCCGGCGGCAAGGGCAGGATCGGGATGCGGGGTGCGATGATGGTCGAGTTCCTGGGTTTGACCGAAGCCCAACAGGCCGACATCAAGAAAATCCGAAAGGCCGCCCGGGATCAATCCAAACCGATTCGCAAGCAACTGCGGACCAACCGCAAGGCTCTGGGAGAAGCCGTCAAGGCAGGGGACACGACCAAGATCGACACTCTGGCCACCAAGCAGGGAAAGCTCCAGGGACAGTTGGTGGCAATCGGCGCCAACACGCGGTTGGATGTCAAGAATGTCCTGACGCCGGAGCAGCAGCAGAAGTGGACTTCGTTTCAAGAGAAGCTTAAGGCCCGTTGGGAAGAGCGCAGGGAACGCAGACACCAGCGTCGCGGCGGCGGCCCCGGCGGAGAGTAA